A genomic segment from Klebsiella africana encodes:
- a CDS encoding Zn-dependent hydrolase has protein sequence MSSDVLFTPATDTTGWRINGDRLWASLMDLAQIGATPKGGCRRLTLTDLDRQGRDKVIGWAREAGMSVTIDKIGNVFMRREGRNPGLPPIVSGSHIDTQPTGGKFDGNYGVLAALEVVRTLNDLQIDTDAPIEVVFWTNEEGSRFVPVMMGSGVFAGVFPLEETWAVTDKEGVSVGEALAQIGYIGEQTPGEHPIGAYFEAHIEQGPILEDEAKTIGIVQGVLGIRWYDCVVTGQASHAGPTPMRLRQDALQVATRIMQEVVAIAGRSEEGRGTVGSVQVWPNSRNVVPGEVTFSIDMRNLSDALVDEMDRQLRAFIAEVERESGLQVALKQVSHYPAAPFDAECQQAIADAAQRLGYPARPIVSGAGHDAVYMSYLAPTGMIFIPCKDGISHNEIEYASPEHVAAGANVLLQVMLQYARPV, from the coding sequence ATGAGCAGTGATGTACTTTTTACCCCCGCGACCGACACCACCGGCTGGCGCATCAATGGCGACCGCCTGTGGGCGTCGTTAATGGATCTCGCGCAGATCGGCGCCACGCCGAAGGGCGGCTGCCGCCGTCTGACCCTCACCGACCTCGACCGCCAGGGGCGGGACAAGGTAATAGGCTGGGCGCGGGAGGCCGGGATGAGCGTCACCATCGATAAAATCGGCAATGTGTTTATGCGCCGGGAAGGCCGCAACCCCGGCCTGCCGCCCATCGTCTCGGGCAGCCATATTGACACCCAGCCCACCGGCGGCAAATTTGACGGCAACTACGGCGTGCTGGCGGCACTGGAGGTGGTGCGCACGCTCAACGATCTGCAGATTGATACCGACGCGCCGATTGAGGTGGTGTTCTGGACCAACGAAGAGGGGTCGCGCTTTGTGCCGGTGATGATGGGCTCCGGGGTCTTTGCCGGCGTCTTCCCGCTGGAAGAGACCTGGGCCGTCACGGATAAAGAGGGTGTCAGCGTTGGCGAGGCGCTGGCGCAGATCGGCTATATCGGCGAGCAGACCCCGGGGGAGCATCCCATCGGCGCCTATTTTGAGGCGCACATTGAGCAGGGGCCGATTCTCGAAGATGAAGCGAAAACCATCGGTATCGTGCAGGGCGTGCTGGGGATCCGCTGGTACGACTGCGTGGTCACCGGCCAGGCCTCGCACGCCGGACCCACGCCGATGCGCCTGCGTCAGGATGCCCTGCAGGTGGCGACGCGCATTATGCAGGAAGTGGTGGCCATTGCCGGGCGCAGCGAAGAGGGACGCGGCACCGTCGGCAGCGTGCAGGTGTGGCCCAACAGCCGCAACGTGGTGCCAGGGGAGGTCACCTTCTCCATTGATATGCGCAATCTCAGCGATGCGCTGGTGGACGAGATGGATCGCCAGCTGCGGGCGTTTATCGCGGAGGTTGAGCGGGAGAGCGGTCTGCAGGTGGCCCTGAAGCAGGTAAGCCACTATCCGGCGGCGCCGTTCGATGCTGAATGCCAGCAGGCCATTGCCGATGCCGCGCAGCGGCTGGGCTATCCGGCGCGGCCGATCGTCTCCGGCGCCGGGCATGACGCAGTGTATATGAGCTACCTGGCGCCCACCGGGATGATTTTTATCCCCTGCAAGGACGGGATCAGCCATAACGAAATTGAGTATGCCTCGCCGGAGCACGTCGCCGCCGGGGCCAACGTGCTGCTGCAGGTGATGCTTCAGTACGCGCGGCCGGTGTAG
- a CDS encoding ABC transporter ATP-binding protein: MSDNAFVHVHDLRVVFRRDGQTINAVNGVSFDVQKGEVMALIGESGSGKSVTLRALMRLHPPGSSELSGTLQVGDDEVLTMSTSQLRRYRGGRCAMIFQEPLLAFDPVYTVGQQIIEGLRRHEGLSRQAARDRALEALRQVRIPSPERRLDAYPHEMSGGMRQRAMIALALSCNPQLLLADEPTTALDATVQIQILILLREQQKQRGLSIVFVTHDIGAAVEIADRVAVMYAGRIVEEASMSEILRHPRHPYTQVLLGSRPKEGLKKGDALHCIPGAPPDLARLPPGCAFAERCPHRRPVCEQSLPPTESVAERHAVSCHRWRELAIDANAQALAV; encoded by the coding sequence ATGTCGGATAACGCCTTTGTCCATGTGCACGACCTGCGGGTCGTCTTTCGCCGCGACGGACAGACCATCAACGCGGTCAATGGAGTCTCCTTTGACGTACAAAAGGGGGAGGTGATGGCGCTGATTGGCGAGTCGGGTTCCGGCAAGAGCGTGACCCTGCGGGCGCTGATGCGCCTGCACCCGCCAGGGAGCAGTGAGCTCTCCGGCACCCTGCAGGTGGGGGACGACGAGGTGCTGACGATGAGCACCAGTCAGCTGCGGCGCTATCGCGGCGGACGCTGCGCGATGATTTTTCAGGAGCCGCTGCTGGCCTTCGATCCGGTCTACACCGTCGGGCAGCAGATTATTGAAGGGCTGCGCCGCCACGAAGGGCTATCGCGCCAGGCGGCCCGGGACAGGGCGCTGGAGGCCCTGCGCCAGGTGCGCATTCCCAGCCCCGAGCGGCGGCTGGATGCTTACCCGCACGAGATGTCCGGCGGGATGCGCCAGCGGGCGATGATCGCCCTTGCGCTCTCCTGTAACCCGCAGCTGCTGCTGGCGGATGAGCCGACCACCGCCCTCGACGCCACGGTGCAAATCCAGATCCTGATCCTGCTGCGTGAGCAGCAAAAGCAGCGCGGGCTGTCGATCGTGTTTGTGACCCACGATATCGGCGCCGCGGTGGAGATCGCCGACCGGGTGGCGGTGATGTACGCCGGGCGGATCGTCGAGGAAGCGTCGATGAGCGAGATCCTGCGCCACCCGCGCCATCCTTATACCCAGGTGCTGCTGGGCAGTCGGCCGAAAGAGGGGCTTAAGAAAGGTGATGCCCTGCACTGCATTCCCGGCGCGCCGCCGGATCTGGCGCGCTTGCCGCCCGGCTGCGCTTTTGCCGAGCGCTGCCCGCACCGTCGCCCGGTCTGTGAGCAGAGTCTGCCGCCGACGGAATCCGTCGCGGAGCGCCACGCGGTGAGTTGCCACCGCTGGCGCGAGCTGGCGATTGACGCTAACGCCCAGGCCCTGGCCGTCTGA
- a CDS encoding ABC transporter ATP-binding protein, whose amino-acid sequence MQPFINIDLGGPAQPLLKVNHLLKYFRGGKGREVVQAVDDISFTVMKGETLGVVGESGCGKSTTARLLMQLLTQDSGELIFDGQGVGSSRLPLKAYRRQVQMVFQDSYASLNPRLTMEESIAFGQRVHGVSAREASEYARYLLAHVGLEPARFADRYPHALSGGQRQRVNIARALAMKPRLVILDEAVSALDKSVEAQVLQLLQELKRTLELTYVFISHDLHVVRWLSDRILVMYLGEVVEIGPAEQLFTASAHPYTRALLSSMPSMDPENRTLTSPLSGDPPSPIAPPSGCRFHTRCPHAKAVCAEVKPRLEAVGEGHQSACLMAQPASPWHQSIPLKEVSHVG is encoded by the coding sequence ATGCAACCCTTTATCAATATCGACCTTGGCGGGCCGGCGCAGCCGCTGCTGAAGGTCAATCACCTGCTGAAGTACTTTCGCGGCGGCAAAGGCCGGGAGGTGGTGCAGGCGGTGGACGATATCAGCTTCACGGTGATGAAAGGCGAAACCCTGGGGGTGGTCGGCGAGTCGGGCTGCGGCAAATCGACCACCGCCCGGCTGCTGATGCAGTTGCTCACCCAGGACAGCGGCGAACTGATCTTCGACGGACAGGGGGTCGGCTCGTCGCGTCTGCCGCTGAAAGCCTACCGTCGCCAGGTGCAGATGGTCTTTCAGGATAGCTATGCTTCGCTCAATCCGCGCCTGACCATGGAGGAGAGCATCGCCTTCGGCCAGCGCGTCCATGGCGTCAGCGCCAGAGAGGCCAGCGAATATGCCCGCTATCTGCTGGCGCACGTTGGCCTTGAGCCGGCGCGCTTTGCCGACCGCTACCCGCATGCGCTCTCCGGCGGCCAGCGGCAGCGGGTGAATATCGCCCGCGCGCTGGCGATGAAGCCGCGGCTGGTGATCCTCGATGAGGCGGTGTCGGCGCTGGATAAATCGGTGGAAGCTCAGGTGCTGCAGCTGCTGCAGGAGCTGAAACGGACTCTCGAGCTGACCTACGTGTTCATCAGCCACGATCTGCACGTGGTTCGCTGGCTGTCGGATCGGATCCTCGTCATGTACCTTGGCGAAGTGGTGGAGATTGGCCCTGCGGAGCAGCTGTTTACCGCCTCCGCCCACCCCTATACCCGGGCGCTGTTAAGCTCGATGCCCTCCATGGACCCGGAAAACCGCACCCTGACCTCACCGCTGAGCGGCGATCCCCCCAGCCCCATCGCGCCGCCGAGCGGCTGCCGCTTTCACACCCGCTGCCCGCATGCGAAGGCGGTCTGCGCCGAGGTGAAACCGCGGCTGGAGGCGGTCGGGGAGGGGCACCAGAGCGCCTGCCTGATGGCGCAGCCGGCCTCGCCCTGGCATCAAAGCATCCCCCTTAAGGAGGTCAGCCATGTCGGATAA
- a CDS encoding ABC transporter permease, with the protein MVDTATTKAVPAAAAHASRQGYWRGVLRRLLRDPGGVVVGVVILLLLALALFGPWLIVKDPYQTSMFLRLKPIGSDGFPLGSDELGRDMLSRLILGTRLSLFMGIVPVVFAFFIGGAIGIIAGYTGGKTNTVIMRTVDVFYAFPSVLLAIALSGALGAGIGNALLSLILVFVPQVARIAESVTAQVRHMDYIDAARATGASAFTIIRVQVLGNVLGPIFVFSTGLISVCMILASGLSFLGLGVRPPEPEWGLMLNTLRTAIYTQPWVAALPGLMIFITSISFNILADRLRAAMAIKE; encoded by the coding sequence ATGGTGGATACAGCAACGACGAAAGCGGTCCCGGCCGCAGCGGCCCACGCTTCCCGGCAAGGTTACTGGCGCGGCGTGCTGCGCCGCTTACTGCGCGACCCCGGCGGGGTGGTGGTGGGCGTGGTGATCCTCCTGCTGCTGGCCCTGGCGCTGTTCGGTCCGTGGCTTATCGTCAAAGATCCTTATCAAACGTCGATGTTCCTGCGCCTGAAACCCATCGGCAGCGACGGCTTCCCGCTGGGCTCGGATGAGCTGGGACGCGACATGCTGTCGCGGCTGATCCTTGGCACCCGACTGTCGCTGTTTATGGGAATTGTCCCGGTGGTGTTCGCCTTTTTTATCGGCGGGGCCATCGGGATTATCGCCGGCTATACGGGCGGCAAAACCAATACCGTGATTATGCGCACCGTGGATGTGTTCTATGCCTTTCCCTCCGTCCTGCTGGCGATTGCGCTGTCGGGAGCGCTGGGGGCGGGCATCGGCAATGCGCTGCTGTCGCTGATCCTCGTGTTTGTCCCGCAGGTGGCGCGGATTGCCGAGAGCGTGACCGCCCAGGTGCGACATATGGACTATATCGACGCCGCCCGGGCCACTGGCGCCAGCGCGTTCACCATTATCCGCGTCCAGGTGTTGGGCAACGTGCTCGGGCCGATCTTCGTCTTCTCCACCGGACTGATTTCGGTGTGCATGATCCTCGCCTCCGGCCTGTCGTTTCTCGGCCTCGGCGTGCGGCCGCCGGAGCCCGAGTGGGGGCTGATGCTCAATACGCTGCGCACGGCAATCTATACCCAGCCGTGGGTGGCCGCCCTGCCGGGCCTGATGATTTTTATCACCTCCATTTCGTTCAATATCCTCGCGGACCGCCTGCGTGCGGCAATGGCGATTAAGGAGTAA
- a CDS encoding ABC transporter permease, protein MINTLLYRILLAIPTMLGVAVICFMLVQIAPGDPLVSVMPPDASEALRQTLMQAYGFDKPLPMQFIHWLWRALHGDLGMSVATGRPVIDEVMTAVAYSLRLALLATAIGFVLGSLFGFVAGYFRNSVIDRLASVLSVFGVSVPHYWLGMLLVILCSVKFALLPATGGGPIGEVGWQWDWAHLQFMLLPALTLSVIPTGIIARTVRSQVADILSQEFIVGLRARGLNESRIFVHVMKNAAPTALAVMGLQVGYLMGGSILVETVFSWPGTGLLLNTAIFQRDLPLLQGTIWVLALFFVLLNLLVDILQTTLDPRIKRS, encoded by the coding sequence ATGATCAATACGCTACTATACCGCATTCTGCTGGCTATCCCCACCATGCTTGGGGTGGCGGTGATCTGTTTCATGCTGGTGCAGATCGCTCCGGGCGACCCGCTGGTGTCGGTAATGCCGCCGGACGCCTCGGAGGCGCTGCGTCAGACGTTAATGCAGGCTTACGGCTTTGATAAGCCGCTGCCCATGCAGTTTATCCACTGGCTGTGGCGGGCGCTGCACGGCGACCTTGGTATGTCGGTCGCCACCGGCCGCCCGGTAATAGACGAAGTGATGACCGCGGTGGCTTACTCCCTGCGCCTGGCGCTGCTGGCGACGGCGATCGGTTTTGTCCTCGGCAGCCTGTTCGGCTTTGTCGCCGGCTATTTTCGCAACAGCGTCATTGACCGTCTGGCCTCAGTGTTGTCGGTATTTGGCGTCAGCGTGCCGCACTACTGGCTGGGGATGCTGCTGGTGATCCTCTGCAGCGTCAAGTTCGCGCTGCTGCCGGCCACCGGCGGCGGGCCGATAGGCGAGGTGGGCTGGCAATGGGACTGGGCGCACCTGCAGTTCATGCTGCTGCCAGCCCTCACCTTGTCGGTGATCCCCACCGGGATTATCGCCCGCACCGTGCGCTCGCAGGTGGCCGATATCCTCAGCCAGGAGTTTATCGTTGGCCTGCGCGCTCGCGGGCTCAACGAGTCGCGCATCTTCGTCCACGTCATGAAAAATGCCGCGCCCACCGCGCTGGCGGTGATGGGGCTGCAGGTGGGCTATCTGATGGGCGGCTCGATCCTTGTGGAGACCGTTTTCTCCTGGCCGGGAACCGGATTGCTGCTCAATACCGCCATTTTTCAGCGCGACCTGCCCCTGCTGCAGGGCACCATCTGGGTGCTGGCGCTGTTTTTCGTGCTGCTCAACCTGCTGGTGGATATTCTGCAGACCACCCTCGACCCGCGTATTAAGAGGAGCTGA
- a CDS encoding ABC transporter substrate-binding protein: MHKKTLFSRAGRLAVAVSGALALAGAALPANASTLRIAMTAADIPLTLGQPDQGYEGNRFTGIPLYDALVEWDLSQGEKPSGLVPGLATEWHIDPQNTSRWIFTLRPGVRFHDGTEVNADAIVWNVDKVLNKAAPQYAPGQIGNTLSRMPTLTGAEKIDDHTVALTTSEPDALLPYNITNLFIVSPTAWQKQYDAVPASAGDSAARSKQAWTAFAAHAVGSGPFKLEKLVPRQQLILDKNPDYWNKDRIPRVDKVVLIPLPEANARTAALLSKQVDWIEAPAPDAIDQIKSQGFHLYANTQPHLWPWQFSFEKGSPWQDIRVRKAANLCLNRAELKSYLGGYMTEATGVYEADSPWHGKPTFQIKYDPDTARQLMTEAGYSASKPLHVTVATSASGSGQMQPLPMNEYIQQSLKSCFFNVDIKVVEWNTLFTNWRLGARDPSAKGIDAINVSAAVNDPYFGLIRFSTAKAFPPVATNWGYFSTPETEKLAAAVKHAFTPAEMNQAAGELHAALVDQVPFLFVAHDVGPRAISPAVTGVVQPQSWFIDLSLVSKKE, from the coding sequence ATGCACAAAAAGACGTTATTTTCGCGTGCCGGTCGTCTCGCCGTGGCGGTGAGCGGCGCACTGGCCCTGGCGGGCGCCGCCTTACCTGCCAACGCCTCCACGCTGCGGATTGCCATGACCGCCGCGGATATTCCGTTAACCCTTGGCCAGCCGGATCAAGGCTATGAGGGCAACCGCTTTACCGGCATCCCGCTGTACGACGCGCTGGTGGAGTGGGATCTGTCGCAAGGTGAAAAGCCCAGCGGTCTGGTGCCGGGGCTGGCGACCGAGTGGCACATCGATCCGCAGAACACCAGCCGCTGGATTTTCACCTTGCGTCCGGGCGTCAGGTTCCATGATGGGACGGAGGTGAACGCCGACGCCATCGTCTGGAACGTGGATAAGGTGCTGAATAAAGCGGCGCCGCAGTACGCCCCGGGGCAGATCGGCAACACCCTGTCGCGCATGCCGACCCTCACCGGCGCAGAGAAAATTGACGACCACACTGTGGCGCTGACCACCTCGGAACCAGACGCGCTGCTGCCGTACAACATCACCAACCTGTTTATCGTCTCGCCGACGGCGTGGCAGAAACAGTATGACGCGGTGCCGGCCAGCGCGGGAGATAGCGCCGCGCGCAGCAAACAGGCGTGGACCGCCTTCGCCGCCCACGCGGTGGGTAGCGGCCCGTTCAAACTGGAGAAGCTGGTGCCGCGTCAGCAGCTGATCCTCGATAAAAACCCCGACTACTGGAACAAAGATCGCATTCCCCGGGTGGATAAAGTGGTGCTGATCCCCTTGCCGGAGGCCAACGCCCGTACCGCGGCGCTGTTGTCGAAGCAGGTGGACTGGATTGAAGCCCCGGCGCCGGACGCCATCGATCAGATCAAGTCTCAGGGTTTTCACCTCTACGCCAATACCCAGCCGCACCTGTGGCCCTGGCAGTTCTCCTTTGAAAAAGGATCGCCGTGGCAGGACATCCGCGTGCGCAAAGCGGCCAACCTGTGTCTGAACCGTGCCGAGCTGAAGAGCTACCTCGGCGGCTACATGACCGAGGCCACCGGGGTTTATGAGGCTGACAGCCCGTGGCATGGCAAACCCACCTTCCAGATCAAATATGACCCGGATACCGCCCGCCAGCTAATGACCGAGGCCGGATACAGCGCCAGCAAACCGCTGCACGTCACGGTGGCCACCTCGGCCTCCGGCTCCGGGCAGATGCAGCCCTTGCCGATGAACGAGTATATCCAGCAGAGCCTGAAGAGCTGCTTCTTCAATGTGGATATCAAAGTGGTGGAATGGAACACCCTGTTTACCAACTGGCGCCTGGGCGCCCGGGACCCCTCGGCGAAAGGGATCGATGCGATCAACGTCAGCGCCGCGGTTAACGATCCTTACTTTGGCCTGATCCGCTTCTCGACCGCCAAAGCGTTTCCGCCGGTGGCGACCAACTGGGGTTACTTCTCCACTCCGGAGACGGAGAAGCTGGCCGCCGCCGTCAAGCACGCCTTTACCCCGGCGGAGATGAACCAAGCGGCCGGTGAGCTGCACGCCGCGCTGGTAGATCAGGTGCCATTCCTGTTTGTCGCCCACGACGTCGGGCCGCGTGCGATTTCCCCTGCGGTGACCGGGGTGGTGCAACCGCAGAGCTGGTTTATCGACCTCAGCCTGGTGAGCAAAAAAGAGTAA
- a CDS encoding YbdK family carboxylate-amine ligase — MPLADFHRSDPFTLGIELELQVVNPPGYDLSQDASTLIADVQHELTVGEAKHDITESMLEIATGVCRDISHAQTQLSAIQQAVQRAALRHHLQICGGGSHPFHAWQRQQISDNPRYVKTVEHFGYLAQQATVFGQHVHVGCQSGDDAIYLLHGLSRFVPHFIALNAASPWFDSTDSRFACSRLNRFSSYPDNGPMPWVADWQGFRRLFRQLSYTSMIDSMKDLHWDIRPSPQFGTVEVRVMDTPLTLAQAIHIAGFIQTLACWLLTERPFKHQPDDYLLYPFNRYQACRYGLDGTLTDVRSGEQRSIRQEILQLADRLAPFAHQLKATAALEAVVRQAKSPHSEAQQMREFIANGGSLSGLVQKHCEIWAA, encoded by the coding sequence ATGCCTTTAGCCGATTTTCACCGCTCCGATCCTTTTACCCTGGGTATCGAACTGGAGCTGCAGGTGGTGAACCCGCCGGGTTATGACCTCAGCCAGGATGCCTCGACGCTGATTGCCGACGTCCAGCATGAGCTGACCGTGGGAGAAGCCAAACACGACATCACCGAGAGCATGCTGGAGATTGCCACCGGGGTGTGCCGCGACATCAGCCATGCCCAAACCCAGCTCAGCGCCATCCAGCAGGCGGTTCAGCGCGCGGCGCTGCGCCATCATCTGCAGATCTGCGGCGGCGGTTCGCACCCCTTTCATGCCTGGCAGCGCCAGCAAATCAGCGACAATCCGCGCTATGTCAAAACCGTCGAGCATTTTGGCTATCTGGCGCAACAGGCGACGGTCTTTGGCCAGCATGTGCACGTCGGCTGCCAGAGCGGCGACGACGCCATCTATCTGCTGCACGGCCTGTCGCGCTTTGTGCCGCACTTCATCGCCCTTAACGCCGCCTCGCCGTGGTTTGACAGTACCGACAGCCGCTTCGCCTGTTCACGCCTGAACCGCTTCTCCTCCTATCCCGACAACGGTCCGATGCCGTGGGTGGCAGACTGGCAGGGGTTTCGTCGACTGTTCCGCCAGCTGAGCTACACCAGCATGATCGACAGCATGAAGGATCTGCACTGGGACATTCGCCCCAGCCCGCAGTTTGGTACCGTCGAGGTGCGGGTGATGGACACCCCCCTGACTCTCGCCCAGGCGATCCATATCGCCGGCTTTATTCAGACCCTGGCCTGCTGGCTGTTGACGGAGCGCCCTTTTAAGCACCAGCCTGACGATTATCTGCTGTATCCCTTCAACCGTTATCAGGCGTGCCGCTATGGGCTTGACGGGACCCTCACCGACGTGCGCAGCGGAGAGCAGCGCAGCATCCGCCAGGAGATCCTGCAGCTCGCCGACCGGCTGGCCCCCTTCGCCCATCAGCTGAAGGCGACGGCGGCGCTGGAGGCGGTGGTTCGCCAGGCGAAATCGCCGCATAGCGAGGCGCAGCAGATGCGCGAGTTTATCGCCAACGGCGGTTCGCTTTCCGGGCTGGTGCAAAAACACTGTGAGATTTGGGCGGCATAA
- a CDS encoding phosphodiester glycosidase family protein: MLLRCLLPLALLPLAAVASATCTLTDPSLTLQSYRVDAQKERIAMYWQDRHGKAWGSLRSLLAGIDGDGRVQMAMNGGIYDKAYAPLGLYIEDGKRLTPVNRSAGGGNFFIRPGGVFLVANGRAKIVPLPAYKPSPAIRYAVQSGPMLIENGVINWRLKPSASSRKLRNGVGIDKQGRVVFMLSDRETNFYDFACYAQSKLGVRQMLYLDGTLSKMYRKGGSVPWQYHPFVTMITVERK; encoded by the coding sequence ATGTTATTACGTTGCCTGCTCCCCCTGGCGCTGCTGCCCCTGGCCGCCGTCGCCAGCGCCACCTGTACCCTCACCGACCCGTCGCTGACTCTGCAGAGCTATCGGGTGGATGCGCAGAAAGAGCGCATTGCGATGTACTGGCAGGATCGGCACGGCAAAGCCTGGGGGTCCCTGCGTTCGCTGCTGGCGGGTATTGATGGCGATGGCCGGGTGCAGATGGCGATGAACGGCGGCATTTACGATAAAGCCTACGCGCCGCTGGGGCTGTATATCGAAGACGGCAAACGGCTGACGCCGGTAAACCGTTCCGCCGGCGGCGGGAACTTCTTTATCCGCCCCGGCGGCGTGTTCCTGGTGGCGAACGGCCGGGCGAAAATCGTGCCGCTGCCGGCGTACAAACCCTCTCCCGCCATCCGCTATGCGGTGCAGTCCGGCCCGATGCTGATTGAGAATGGCGTCATCAACTGGCGGCTGAAGCCCTCCGCCAGTTCGCGCAAGCTGCGTAACGGGGTGGGCATCGATAAGCAGGGCCGGGTGGTGTTTATGCTCAGCGATCGCGAGACCAACTTCTATGATTTTGCCTGCTATGCGCAGTCAAAGCTCGGGGTGCGGCAGATGCTCTATCTCGACGGCACCCTGTCGAAGATGTACCGCAAAGGCGGCAGCGTGCCGTGGCAGTATCATCCGTTCGTGACCATGATAACGGTGGAGAGGAAGTAG